The stretch of DNA CCAGCTGAACGACCCGGCCGCCCGGGACGCGATGATCGCCGAACTGGCCGAGCTGGAAGCCCTGTTGCCGACCGGCGAACCGCTGCGCCCGCTGCTCGCCGCCCGCCTGGGCGGCCTGCTCGGCTGGCGCCATCTGGAGCGGAACGGCGCCGGCGCCGGCGGTTGGGGGTCGGGCGACCACCTCGGCCCCGACCGCGAGCGGGCGATCGTGCTGCTCCGCGAGGCCAGGTCCGCCCGGCCGGCGCTGTCGGGAGGGAAGGCGCTGTCGGGGTGGGAGGCGCAGCGGGCCGGGCTGGCCCTCGCCGTCCTGCTGGTGCCGCCGCAGCTGACCACGGCCCGGCCCACCGACTTCGCCTCGTACTTCGGGTACCGGGACGTGCTGGCCTCGGCCACCGCCGAGCTCACCGAAGTCCGTTCGGTGCTCGAGGAGTTGGGCGAGCTGCCCTGGCCGCCGGAGCAGCGGAGGATGGTGGAGTCGCTGCGCACCGTCCTCGGGCTGATGACCGGTGGGCCGTCGCTCGGCCTGGACGACCTCAGCGGGTTCGTCGACGCCCTGCCCCCGGAGTTCCCGCACCGGGCTCAGCTGCAGGCGCTGCTCGGCCTGCTGCCGCCCGGCCTGGTGGAGTCGGCCACCCCGGCCACCGTGCTCGGCACGGCCGAAGACCGCGCCGCCACGGCGGAGGCCGACGACCGGACCACCGCCCTGCTGCTCGGCCTGACCAACCTGGCCGCCCCGGGCGTGCTCAGCCCCGAACAGGCCGAGGCGCTGGCCTCCTCCGTGCAGGGCGACCGCATCCACCAGCCGGCCGACCCGTACGCCGTGGCAACGGACGCGATGGCCTACGCGGTACTCCGGGTCAAGGACGCCTTCCTCGCCCAGGACCCGGAGCGGCTGGCCGACGCGATCGGCCAACTCGCCCGCAGCGGGGAGCGGGTGAGCCCCACCGACCACGTGTACCCGTACCTCGCCCTGATCGGCCCGAGCCTGCTCTCCTTCTCCCCCATGCTCCGCGGCAACCTCCGGGACCAGCGCGAGGCGGAACGTCAACTCGAGGACTTGAAAGCCCACGTGGCGGAACGTGCGGGAGGGGCGGACGGACCGTTCCGCGACCTGGTCCAGCTGGCCGCCATCCTGGTCCAGGCCCAGCGGCTGGAGCAGGAGGAGGACGCCACCGGCCTGGAGCGCTGCATAGCCGATCTGCTCGTGCTGCGCGAGCGCGGCCTGCCGGACGAGGCCCGTTCGACCTCCGCCCTGGTGCTCGGCCAGCTGTACCAGGCGCTCGGCCGGCTCCGGCGCGACGCCATGCTGACGGAGACGGGGATGAACCTGATCATGTCCGCCCTGGATGGCATGGCGCCCTTCGCCGAGGCGCTCGGCCTGCGCGAGGCGCTGGACACGAGCGCCACCGCCATCCGGGCCGGCCTGGCCGAGGATCCCGAGCTGCTCCGGCCACTGCTCGGCAGACCGCCCGCCGAGGAGTCGGCCGAGGCTTCCTCGCACACCGCCAGGCTCCGTGCCCTGGCCCGCGCGCTCCAGTCGGCCATGACCGGCGAGTCGGCTGAACTCGACGCCGCGATAGCCGAGTTCGGCCCGATCAGGGAGCAGATGCGGCGGGACGGGCCGGGGTTCGGGGACGCCGATCTGCTCTGGCAGCTGGCCGATCTGCACCGGCGGCGCGGCCGACCCGAGTTGGACGACCACGCGCTGGCCGCGCAGGCCATGGTGGAGTCCTTCGAGGCGCTGGCCACCGGTGTGCTGCTGGAGGCGGAGGCCGAGCACCGACTGCTGGTCGCCCGGGAGGGAGCCTCCCGGGCGCTCCAGGCGGCCTGGTGGGCCGGCTCGCAGGACCAGACCGAACGAGCGATCACCATGTTGGAGCTCGGCCGGTCGATGGTGCTCCAAGCCACCGCCGCCACCGCCGAGTTACCCGAGCTGCTTGACCGGCGTGGCCACCCCGAGCTGGCCGCGGCCCTGCGCCGGGCGGGCGAGGCGCAGGCCGAGCCGGGCCCGGTGCCCAGCCGGCTGCGCCGACAGGTGCTGGCGGCCCTCGGCTACGGCGCGGGCCTGGGCCCGTTCGCCCCCGCCGGGCTGGCCGAGCTCAACGCGGGCCTGCGGCCCTCGGAGGCCGACGCCCTCGTCTACCTGCTGCCGGGCCCGGGCTCCAGCCCGGGGCTGGCCCTGGTGCTCGGCCCCGACCTCGAACCGGGTGTGCTGGCGCTGCCGCTGCTCGCCGCCGACCGGCGCGAGCCGTTGGAGCGCTACCTGACCGTCTCCGCCGAGCGCTCCACACTGCTGGCCGGCGCGGACCAGGCCGGCCTGCCCGCCGTCCAGGAAGCCTGGGAACAGGCGCTCACCGACCTCACCGACTGGGCCTACCCCGCCGTGGTCGGCCCGGTGCTGCACGGCCTGGCCGAGCGCCTGGCCGCCAACCCTTCCCGGCACCGCGACCGCCCCGGCGGCCCCCGGCTGGTGCTGGTGCCTTGCGGCCACCTCGGCGTGGTCCCCTGGCACGCCGCCCGGCTGCCCGCCGCCGCGCCGCACCGGTACGTCTGCGAGATCGCCGTACTCTCGTACGCCGCCTCCGGCCGCGAGTTCCTCCGAGCCGCCGCCCGTGAACGCCCCGCCCCGGGCGCCCGCACCGTGCTGGTCGCCGACCCGGGCCAGTCCCTGCTGCACGCCGAGCACGAGGTGCTGGCGCTCCGCGCGGCCTGCTACCCGGCGGCCGAACTGTACGGCACGTACTTCGAGTTGCCCGACCCACCGGTGGGCCTCGGCACCCCCGAGGAGCTGCTCGCCCTGCTGCCCGGAGCCCCGGCCGAGCCCGCAGTGGTGCCGGGAGCAGGATCGGCATCGGCGCCGGTCGGCGTGCTGCACATCGCCTCGCACGGCACGGCCGCCACCCAGCCGACCGTCTCGGCCCTGCACCTGGCGCCGCCGCCGGGCGGGCCGCCGGAGGCCGGGCGGCTGACGGTGAGCCGGCTGCTGGACCGGCCGACCGGGCCGGGTGCGGCGGCGGGGCCGCTGGTGGTGCTGAGTGCCTGTGAGACGGACCTGAGCACCCGTGACCACGACGAGGCGCTGACCCTGGCCACGGCCTTCCTGGCGGCCGGGGCCAAGGACGTGGTCGGTTCGCGCTGGACCACCCGGGATTCGGCCTCGGCACTGATGATGGCCGTCTTCCACCACCACCTGACGGCCCACGGGCGCAGCCCCGCTGACGCCCTGCAGGCCGCGCAGCGCTGGATGCTCGACCCGGCTCGTACCGCACCACCCGGCCTCGACCCGCAGCTGCTGCGCGAGGTCGGCCGACCGCACTTGGACCGGCTGCCGCTCTGGGCGGCCTTCGTGCACCACGGACACCCCGGGGCCACCCCCGGGCCCGAGAAGGAGGGGGCATGACTCCGGAAGCACTGCTGAGGCTGCTCCGGCAGCACTGGGACGAGACTGAGGCCGCCCTGGACCCGCCCGGCCGCGAGCTGCTGCGCGCCCGCCTGCGCGCCCTCGCCGAGGCGACCGGCGACGACCGCGCCACCGCCCGGGCCCTGCACGGGGTGAAGCTCGCCCTGCTGCCCCTGCCCTTCGACCACCCGGTCCGCCAGGCCCTGGACGGCCAGCGCGGCGCCGTCCTCGACCACCGCCCGGCGGCCGACGCGGCCCGCGAACTCCTCGCCTGGCTGGAGCCGGCCACGGACACCCAGCCGGAAGCCGGGCCGCAGGGCGCTCACGGGGCGGCGCAGGCCGACGCCGAGGACTCCACCGCCGCGCTGATCGCCGACGCGCAGCGGCGGCTGCTCGCCGCGCCCCGGCTCAGCGGCGCGGAGCTCGCCACGTTGAGCGTGCCCGCCACCGGCCTGATCCGGCTGGTCGACGCCGGGGGCCACGAGGGCTTCCCCGCCTTCCAGTTCGCCACCGACGGCAGCCCGCTGCCGGTGGTGACCAGGATCAACGCGCTGCTGCTGGCCGAGCAGGACCCGTGGGGTGCCGCCGACTGGTGGCTGGCCGGCAACAGCTGGCTGGGCGGCACGCCGGCCGAGCTGCTCGGCCGGATCTCCGACGAACTGCTGGCCGCCGCCGCGCTGGCCCTGACCGAGGGGGACTGATGACCGCTCAGCTGCCCCCCGCGGACTCGGAGACCTTTCGGCTGGAGCCCGTGATGGAGACCCTGCCCGCCGGCACCGAGCTGTGGCGCTGCCACGCCACCAAGTACGCCGGGGCCGAGTTCAACCCCGTCCGGGCCGACCTGCACTTCGGCGGCAGCCGTTTCGACGGCACCAGCCTTGACCCGTACCCGTACCTGTACGCGGCGCCCGACCGCGTCACCGCGCTGGCCGAGGTGCTGCTCCGCTCGATCCCGTTCGACGGCCGCACCGGCACCCGGCTGATCCCGTACGCCCGGGTGGCCGGCCGCTCGCTGAGCGCGCTGCGCACCACCAGGGACCTGTGCCTGGTGCGGTTGGTCAGCGAGGAGGACCTGGCCCGGGTCTGCCAGGACTCCTGGCTGCTGGAGACCGAGGGCCCCGGCTACGCGCAGACCCGCCGCTGGGCCGGCGAGCTGCGGGCCCGGGTGGCCGAGGCGGACGGCCTGCTCTGGCAGTCGCGGCGGCACCGGCCGCGCACGGCGCTGGTGCTGTTCGGCGACCGGTGCGGCCGGGAGGCCGTGACGGACGACCCCGGCAGCTCCCTCGCGCTGGACTCCCCGGAGGGCACCGCCGAGGCCAACCGCCTGCTCGCCCCGCTGCGCGCGGCACTGGTGCCGCCGCTCGGTGCGGAGGTGGCCGCGCCGTGACCGCCTCCCTCTCGCTCGGGATACGCCCTGGACACGTGGAGGTGGCCGCGCCGTGACCGCCTCCCTCTCGCTCGGCTTCGGCCAGGGGTACGACGAGCGCCAGCCGGTGATCGTGCTGCTGGACACCTCCGCCTCGATGGGCCGCCCCGCCGACCGGCCCCGGATCGCCGAGCTCAACCGGGCACTTGCCGACTGGTTCGACTCCGTCCGGGCCCAGCCCCGGCTGCGCGCCCGGGTGGAGGTCTGCCTGGTCACCTTCGACTCCGAGGTCCGGGTCTTCGATCCGGCCACCCGGGCCCTGGTGCCCCGGGACCGGGCCGCCGCCGCCACCGCCACCAGCACCGGCACCGGCACCGGCACCGGCACCGCCGGGGAGCTGTTCGCCCCGATCGACGGCCTGCAGCCACCCGAGCTCGCCGCCGGCGGCTGCACCAACCTGCTGCCCGCCATCCGGCTGGCCCTCGACCTGGCCGCCGACCGCCACCGGGCGCTCACCGCCCAGGGGGTGCCCGTGCAGCGGCCGGTGATCTGGCTGCTCACCGACGGGGCGCCCACCGACGGGGCGGGCACCGCCCTGAGCCCGGCCGACCTGGCCGCCGACGCCGCGCTCCTGCGGCGGGCCGAGGAGGAACGCGGCTGCGTCTTCTTCGTGGTCGGCGTCCAAGGGGCCGACCAGGCCCTGCTCGAGGTGCTCGCCCCGGAGGCCACGTACCTGCTGGACACCCTGGACTTCACCCGGATCCTCGACTTCCTCTTCCAGAGCGTCGACCGGATCGACCCGCGCGACTCGGCCGGGCAGACCCACCGGCGGGTGGCCGCCTTCGCCCGAGTCCAGGCCACCCTCGCCTCGCTCGTCGAGGAGGAGCTGTGACCCCCCGCCCTGGCCGGATCGTGGCCGGCGTGGTGGTCCAGGGCGCAGCCCACCTCGCCGGTGCCCAGGGCTGCCAGGACGCCTTCCGGGCGGCCGCCTCCCCCGACGGCGCCACCCTGGTGCTGGCCGTCGCCGACGGCGCGGGAAGCCGCGAACGCGGCGCGCTCGGTGCCCACTTGGCCGTGGACACGGCCTGCCGCCTGCTCGCGGCCGACCCGCCACCGCCCGGCGCGGAGGCCGCCGAGTGGACGGCCTGGCTCGACGGGCGGACCGACGCCGTACTGGCCGCCCACCAGCGGGCCGTGCAGGCGCTGCTGGCCGCCGAGCGGGGGGACGGCGGGACGGCAGGCGGCGAGCCGGGCGACGGCGGGGAGCGGGACGGCAAGCAGGGGGACGGCAAGGCGGGGGCGCGCGGCGGCGCGGACGCGCTGGCCACCACGCTGGCCGCCGCCGTGATCCGGCCGCCCTGGGTCGGGTTCCTCCAGGTGGGCGACTGCTTCGGCACGGTGCTGACCTGCCCGCAGGGCAAGGAAGGCAAGGAAGGCGAGGAGGGCGACCAGGCGCGGCTCGCGCTGCCGCCGCAGCCGACCGCCTTCCTCTCCACGCCCGGGGTCCGGGAGCGCGCCGTCACCCTGGTGCTGTGCGAACCGCGGCTGACCGGCGTGGTGCTGGCCACCGACGGGTGTGCGCCGCTGGTCCTCGACGCCCCGTCCGTCCACGGGCGGCCCGGTGCGGACGGACCGCAGCCCTCACCCCGGTTCTTCGGGCCACTGGCCGCCCGGCTGCGGGCCGGCCGGGGGGACGCCACCCCGCTCCAGGCGCTGCTGCTGGCTCCGGGCGCGGCCCGCAGCGGGGACGACCTCACCGTGCTCTGCGCGCTCTCCCCCGGCGGTGCGCCGTGGCGATGACCGTACTGGCCGAGGACGGGCGCTGCTGGCGGCTGACCGAGGAGGTCGGCCGAGGCGGCGAGGGGCAGGTCTACGCGGTGGCCGGACAGCCCGAGTTGGTGGCCAAGATCGTGCCCCACCCGATCGACGGGCCGCAGCACCGGCGGCGGATCGAGCGGCTGGTCGGCCACCGCCGACAGCCGCGCACCACCCGGTTGCTGGACGGTTCGCTCGGCACGGTGGCCTGGCCGCTGCTCGCCGTCCGGACCAGGCGCGGCGAGCTGGGCGGGTACCTGATGACCAATCTCCGCCCCCGGTACCGGCCGCTTGACCACCTGTTGGACGCCGGGGCCCGCGCGGAGCACTTCCCGGCGGCCGACTGGGCCACCGCGCTCCGGGCGGCGGCCCGACTGGCCGCCCTGCTGGCCCTCGCCCACGAGGCCGAATACCTGCTGGGCGACCTGAAGCCGGACAACGTCTGGGTGGACGCCGAGGGCTACGTCGCCCTCTCCGACCTGGACTCCTGGCAGTTCACCGACCGCGAGGAGCTGTTCGCGAGCCGGATGCGCAGCCCCGGCTACACCGCTCCCGAGCGGATCACCGACCCCGAGGGTCCGCTCACGGCCGCCGCCGACGACTTCGTGCTCGCGGTGCTGGTGCACCAGCTGCTGCTGGCCGATCTGCACCCCTTCCACGGCACGCCGGCCGACGGCGGGCCCTACCACTCCAAGGACGACAACCTGCTGCACGGCCGGTGCCACCTGACCGACCCGCGCAGCCTCCTGCGGCCCGCCCAGCTCCCCCCGGCCGACCTGCTGCCGGGCGCGGTGCGCGACCGGCTGCGCGCCGCCTTCGGACCCACCGGGCGCGCCGATCCGCAGAGCCGTCCGACGGCGGCCGACTGGGCCGGGGCGCTGGCGGCCGAACTCGCTCCGGAGCGGCTCTGGCGCTGCCCCGCGAACCGTCGGCACGTGTACACCGCGGAGCGCGCCTGGTGCCCCTGGTGCGACCTGGCCCGCGCGGGCCGCCCCCAGTACCGCGAGGACACCCCGGCCCCGGACCACCCGGCCGGTCCCCTGGCTGACTCGGCTGCGGCTCCGACGCCCGTATTGGCTCCGGGACCGGGACCGGCATCGAGGAGGATGCGATGACGACGGAACTCACCTCGGAGGGACGGCTGTTGGCCGTCGCCCGGACGCTGGACCGGTGTGCGGTGCTCGGCCCCGGGCAGCGGGCGGTGATCTGGGTGCAGGGGTGCCCGCTGCGCTGCGGCGGGTGCGTGGCGGCCGAGACGCTGCCCTTCGCCGAGCCGGGGACGGGGCGGCCGGTCGCCGAACTGGTGGACTGGCTGGCCGGGTTGCCCGGGATCGACGGGGTGACGCTCTCCGGCGGGGAGCCGTTCGCCCAGGCCGAGGCGCTCACCGAACTGCTCGACCGGCTCGCCGAACGGCGGCCCGGACTCTCCACCATGGCGTACTCCGGCTTCCCACTGGCGGCGCTGCGCCGCGGCAGCCCGGCCCAACTGGCCCTGCTGGAGCGGCTCGACCTCCTGGTGGACGGTCCCTACCAGGCCGCCCGGCACGCCGACCTGCGCTGGCGCGGCTCCTCCAACCAACGGATCCACGCCCTGACCCCGCGGCACGCCGAGGTGCTGACCGAGCCGGACACCAGCGCCGGGCTGCAGCTCTCCGTCGGGCTCGACGGCTCCGTCTCCTGGGCCGGCGTACCGGCCGTACCCGGCTTCCGGGCCGAACTGGAACGCCGGCTGGCCGCCGGCGGCTTCGAACTCCGTCCTGCGGACCCAGCGCCGCACCCCTCGGGAGGTACCCCTTGAGCGGCTCGCCCATGTACAGCGCGGTCACCGTGAGCCCCGCCCTGGCGGCCGCCCAGGCCGCCCGGCGGCGGGCCCACCGCGAGGAGTTGCGCCGCCGCGAGCAGGCCCGGGCCCGGGAGCGGGCCCGGCTGGCGGCCCTGCGCGCCGCCGAGCAGGCCCGGCGCGAGCGGCTGGACCGGGAGCGGATGGCCAAGGCCCGCGAGCGGGCCCGGCAGCGCACCGAACGGGTCGGCGAACGGCGGGCCGTCGAACGGGACGGACGGATCGCCGCCCACACCGAGCTGCGGCGCGCGGCCGTCGGCCGCAGCCTCCAGGAGGTGGCCGGCCTGATCACCGAGGTGCGCGGCCGGACGGACCCGGACACCATGTTCGACCTGGACGCCCGGCTCTCCGAGCTCCGCACCCGGCTCCGGCTCAGCCCCGACGCCGCCCTCGGGGCCGCCGTCGAGGAGCTGCGCGGCCGGGTGATCACCCTGCGCCACGCGGCCGCCCCGGGGGTCACCGCCGAGGATCGGCCCTCCCAACTCGCCGAGCTGGAGCAGCGGCTGACCACCATCGGCCCAGCGGACCCGGCCGGCCGGGTCCGCTGTGAGGAGCAGCTGGGCCGTCTGCGCACGGCCCTCGCCGAGGGCCAGGACCTCCGCTTCGACGCCCTGCTCGGCTCCGCCGAGCACGAACTCGCCCGCCACGCAGGCGCGGTGGCCCGGGAGGAGGACCGCCAGGCCCGCGCCCTGGCCGCCGAAGCAGCGGCCGCCGAGCGGGCCGAGGCGGCCGCAGCAGCGGCGCGGGCGGGGGCAGCACCGGCGGGCGGCCGAAGCGTAGCCGGTCGGTCGACGGGCGGCAGCGGAACCGGCCCCGCCGACCCCGCCGATCCCATCGATCCCATCGATCCCGTCGATCCTGTGGACCCCACCGGCCCCTCGGGCCCGGCGGCGGCCGAGGAGGCCGGGGACGCCGAAAGTACCGAAGGCACCGAAGACGTTGAGCTCGCAGCCGAGTTGGCGCGGCTGCGGGCCGAGGCGGAGGCCGCGCGGCTGGCGGCCGGCCTGGCCGAGGCGCGGGAGCGCTTCGAGCTGGTGGCTCCGTGGGCCCGGGACGCGGCCCAGGACGCCGCCGACTTCGCCGAGGCCGGGCTGCGCGGGCAGTTGACCGGGGCGCTGGAGCGGGTGGAGGGGGCGCTCGCGGCCGGGCAGGCAGCGAGCGCGCTCGCTGCGGTACAGGCCTTGGAGCTACTGCTGCCCGCCGCCGAGGAGCGGCTGGACACGGTGCTTGCCGCGTACGAGCGCCGGGCCGAGCTGGCCAGGTCGCTCAAGGAGGCGATGGCGGCGGAGGGCCTGGGCTTCCTGAGCGGCGAGACCGAAGGGCAGGACTTCGTGCTGGTCTTCGGTCGGGCCAACGGCGCCACCTACCAGGCCACCCTGCGCGAGGACCCGAACGGCGTGCCGGTGCTCAGCTACGTGGTGGAGGGCGAGAGCGACCGCCGGTTCCTGCCCGAGCGCAACGAGGTGGTCTGCGAGAGCACCGAGGCACTGCTCGACCACGTGCACGGCCTGATGGCCCCGGACGGCTACCAGCCGGCCGAGCTCGACTGGGACGGCAAGCCGCCGCCCGGCCAGGCCGGTTCGACCCGGCGGCAGCCGGGGCGGACGGCATGACGGGCCAGACCCCGGAGCCCACCGAGGAGCGGACCGTCGCCCGGCCGGGGGCGCCGCGCTGGGTGATCTCGCTCTCGATGGAGCTGCGCCGGGGCCGCCAGGTGGTGCTCACCGGACGGGTGCGTGACCGCTGGTGGTGGGACGGGCGCCCGGCGCCGTTCCGCACCGTGCTGGCCTCCTCGCTCTACGCCAGCGGCTTCGAGGTGGTGGCCTGGTGGAGCCCGGTGGACGGACTGACCTTCCCGCTGGAGGACCAACTCGACTGGCAGCACGAGCGGTTCGAGGAGCTGCACCGGCAGACCCCGGAGCGCTCGGCCCGCCCCCGGCCGGCCCCCACCGCACCACCGGCCACCGCCGCTCCACCGGGCGCGGCCCCACCGCCGGGCGCGGCCGCACCGCCGGACTCCGCCGGGGCCCGGGGGCCGTCGGTCACCAGCCGGGGCGCCCGCGCCCTGGCGGCCACCGGGCAGGTCTTCCGGCCCGGCCCGGTACGGCAGTTGAACTCGGTGGACGACGCGCTCGCCGAGGCGCACCGGATGGCCGCCCACCCGGGCAACGCGATCGCCTTCGTCTTCGAGGACCTGGACCACGTGCTGCCGCTGGGCGACCCGAAGAGCGCGGTGGGCTACCTGCGGCTGCGCGCGGCGATGGCCGACGCGGTGACCCCGGCGCCGGATCCGCGGATCGCCGCCCCGGAGCAGCGCCCGCGCAATCCGGTGCTGGCCGTCACCGGTGACCTGGCCCGGCTGCCGGGTTGGCTGCACCGGGAGGAGCCGCGCACCGTGGTGCTGCAGGTGGAGGCACCCGACCAGGCCGAGCGGCGGCGCTGGTTCCGGATGATCGGCCCGGAGTTCAACGGCGGCGCGCTGGCCAAGGCGGCCGAGTTCGAGCCGCTGGTGGCCGCCACCGACGGGCTGACCGGCTGGGAGCTGGACGCGCTGGCGCGGACCTCGCACCTGCGCAAGGCCCCGCTGCGCGAGCCCGGCAAACTGCTCGAACGGTACCGGCTGAACGTCACCACCGACCCGTGGACCCAGCTCGACCACCGCACCATCGCGGCGGCGGCCGAGAAGCTCGGCGCTCGGGTGATCGGCCAACGGCCCGCCGTGGACGCGGTGGTGGGCGCGCTCCAGGCGGCGTACATCGGGATCGGCTTCGGCAGCTCGGGGGCCTCCCGGCCGCGCGGCGCGTTCTTCTTCGTCGGCCCGACCGGGGTGGGCAAGACCGAACTCGCCAAGTCCGTGGCCGAGTTGATCTTCGGCGACCCGAGCGCCTACGCCCGCTTCGACATGAGCGAGTACCAGCAGGAGCACGCCGCCGAACGGCTGGCCGGCGCCCCGCCGGGCTACCTCGGCCACGAGCGCGGCGGCGAACTGACCCGGCGGGTGCAGGAACGCCCGTTCAGCGTGCTGCTCTTCGACGAGATCGAGAAAGCCCACCCGGCCGTGCTGGACAAATTTCTCCAGATCCTGGAGGACGGCCGGCTCACCGACGGCCAGGGGCAGACCGCGCACTTCTCGCAGAGCCTGATCATCTTCACCTCCAACACCGGTGCCGACGGCCTGCACGAGCTGCTCGCCGAGTACGGCGACGACCTGCCCTACGAGGTGATCCAGGAGCACTTCACCGAGGCGGTGGAGCGCAGGTTCCGGGCGATCGGCCGGCCGGAGATCTACGGCCGGCTCCGGCCCGGTGTGGTGGTCTTCGACATGCTGCGCACCGAGCACGTGGTCGGCATCGCCGAGCGGCTGATCGCCCAACTCGCCGATTCCGTCCGCGAACGGCACCGGGTCGGGCTGCTCGCCGACCGGCCGGCCCTGCACCGGTGGATCACCGAGCGGATGTCCGATCCGGAGCAGCGGGCGTACGGCGGGCGGCAGATCCGCAACGAGTTCGAGGCCGTCCTGCACACCGTGGTGCAGCACCTGATGGACCACCGGCCGCAGCCCGGGAGCCGACTGCTGCTGGACATCGACGAGCAGGGCACGGCCCGGGTCCGCCCGGCGCCGGCCGAGGGCGGGGAGTGATGGACGGACTGGACTTCGGCGACAGCTTCGCCCGGCTCGCCTGGGCCGATCCGGGCGGCCGCCCGGCGGCGGTCGGGCCCGCGCAGCCGGCCACCGTGCGGCGCACCCCCGGCGGCGGCCTGCGGGCCGAACGGGCCGAGGGCGCGTTCTCCGCCCGGGCCCGGCTGCTCGGCCGGCCGGGCCCGGAGGGCGAGGCGGCGGTCGGCTGCGTGCTCGCGGAGCTCGTCCGGCAGACGGTCGAGGCCGGCCGGCCGCACCCCGGGGAGGTGCTGCTGGGCGTACCGGCGTACGGGACGGGCGAGGCGACGCTGGTCCGGGCGGTGGAGGCCGCCAACCTGCGGGTGGCGCAGACCCTGCCGGAGCCGGTGGCCGTCCTGCTGCACTACGCGGGCGTCCGGGACGGCGTCCGCAGCACCGTCCTGGTGCACGACCAGGGCGCGACCGGGCTGCGCCTGACCCTGCTGGAGGTCGCGGGCGACGACCGCACCGTCACCGTGGTCGACTCCGCCCGGGCCCCGATCGGCGGCGACCAGTGGGACGGCCTGCTCGCCGCCGAGCTGCGGCTCCGGTACGGCCTCCCGGCCACCGCCGTCCCGGAGAGCGCGCTGCGGCGGGCCGCCGAGCAGCTGCGGCTCGCCCTCGGCTCCGCCGATCAGGCCGAACTCCAGCTGGGCGAGCAGTTGTTGTTCCTCGACCGGGCGACCCTGGCCGCCGTCACCCGCCCACTGCGGGAGCAGGCCGCCGCAGCCGCCGACGCCCTGCTGCTGCGGACCGGCGAGCGCGGCTGGGAGCCGCCGAGCAGCGTCCTGCTGGCCGGCGGCCTGGGCGCCGCCCCGGAGGCGGGCGAACTCCTCGGCCCGCTGGGCCTGCTCGTCCGCCAGGAGCAGCCCGAACTCGCCGTCGCCCGCGGCCTGGCCCTGGCCACGGCCTTCGGCATGCTCTGGATCGAGCACGCCCCGGCCGGCCCCGCCCCGAGGAGGCGCAGCGCCTGGACCCCGGAGCCCCCACCGCTCCCCTTCGAGGACCCGGAGCCACACCAACTCCTCGTCGAGGAAACGAAGCTGAACCAACCGCCCGTCGAGGACCCGGAGCCGCACCGGCCGCCCGTCGACGACCCGGAGCCGCTCGAGGCCCTGCTGAAGGCTCCCGTTCCACCGCCGTCTCCCGTCCGGGAAGCACCGACCGTCCGGCCCGAGAGCGTCGAGGAGCCACCGTTCGCCCCGCCCACACCGGTCGAGGAGCCACCCAGCCCTGCCGAGGAGGATCCGCCCCTCCCCCCGAAGGCCCCGCCGCCCTCCCCCGCCGTCGAGGAGGAGCCGAGCACCGCCCTCTACCCCGTCCCCGTCACCCATCTCGACGCCCTGCGCCGGGGTGACCGGCTGCTGGTCCGCTGGGCCTGGCCGGCGCAGAGCCGGGAGGCCCGGGTCGGCTGGCAGGTGGACGGGCCGACGCCCGCCGGGGTGGCCGGCAGCGGGGAGTTGCGCTGCTCGCGGCGCGGGTACGAGCACGACGGTGGCCTGACCCTCCCGGTCGGGCGCGGCGCGGTGGACCTCACGGTCTGGGCGTACGCCCCGGCGCCGGCCGAGCCGGCGGCACAGTCCGCCCTCCGGGTGGAGGCCGAGCCGCCCGAGGTGCGGTACGAGGTGGTGCTGCCGAAGGGCCCGCGCGCCTGGACCTCGCGGGCCGGGCTGCACGGGTGGACGGCCCGGGTGGTCTTCACCGCCGAGGCCGACTGCCGGCTGCCGCCGCTGCGCGTGGTGCACGGGCTCGGCCGCGACCGGCCCACCCGGGCCGGCGAGGGCACCGTGCTGCACGAACTGCCGGCCCAGGAGCTCACCGCCGGCACCCCGTTCACCCTCCGCCTCGCCGTCCCGGCGACCCGCGGCCCCTCGTGGCTGG from Kitasatospora sp. MMS16-BH015 encodes:
- a CDS encoding CHAT domain-containing protein, giving the protein MDRPGEDGGLAGVRLWAAAVLERAEPLLPADASAPPRAQLNDPAARDAMIAELAELEALLPTGEPLRPLLAARLGGLLGWRHLERNGAGAGGWGSGDHLGPDRERAIVLLREARSARPALSGGKALSGWEAQRAGLALAVLLVPPQLTTARPTDFASYFGYRDVLASATAELTEVRSVLEELGELPWPPEQRRMVESLRTVLGLMTGGPSLGLDDLSGFVDALPPEFPHRAQLQALLGLLPPGLVESATPATVLGTAEDRAATAEADDRTTALLLGLTNLAAPGVLSPEQAEALASSVQGDRIHQPADPYAVATDAMAYAVLRVKDAFLAQDPERLADAIGQLARSGERVSPTDHVYPYLALIGPSLLSFSPMLRGNLRDQREAERQLEDLKAHVAERAGGADGPFRDLVQLAAILVQAQRLEQEEDATGLERCIADLLVLRERGLPDEARSTSALVLGQLYQALGRLRRDAMLTETGMNLIMSALDGMAPFAEALGLREALDTSATAIRAGLAEDPELLRPLLGRPPAEESAEASSHTARLRALARALQSAMTGESAELDAAIAEFGPIREQMRRDGPGFGDADLLWQLADLHRRRGRPELDDHALAAQAMVESFEALATGVLLEAEAEHRLLVAREGASRALQAAWWAGSQDQTERAITMLELGRSMVLQATAATAELPELLDRRGHPELAAALRRAGEAQAEPGPVPSRLRRQVLAALGYGAGLGPFAPAGLAELNAGLRPSEADALVYLLPGPGSSPGLALVLGPDLEPGVLALPLLAADRREPLERYLTVSAERSTLLAGADQAGLPAVQEAWEQALTDLTDWAYPAVVGPVLHGLAERLAANPSRHRDRPGGPRLVLVPCGHLGVVPWHAARLPAAAPHRYVCEIAVLSYAASGREFLRAAARERPAPGARTVLVADPGQSLLHAEHEVLALRAACYPAAELYGTYFELPDPPVGLGTPEELLALLPGAPAEPAVVPGAGSASAPVGVLHIASHGTAATQPTVSALHLAPPPGGPPEAGRLTVSRLLDRPTGPGAAAGPLVVLSACETDLSTRDHDEALTLATAFLAAGAKDVVGSRWTTRDSASALMMAVFHHHLTAHGRSPADALQAAQRWMLDPARTAPPGLDPQLLREVGRPHLDRLPLWAAFVHHGHPGATPGPEKEGA
- a CDS encoding RES family NAD+ phosphorylase, which encodes METLPAGTELWRCHATKYAGAEFNPVRADLHFGGSRFDGTSLDPYPYLYAAPDRVTALAEVLLRSIPFDGRTGTRLIPYARVAGRSLSALRTTRDLCLVRLVSEEDLARVCQDSWLLETEGPGYAQTRRWAGELRARVAEADGLLWQSRRHRPRTALVLFGDRCGREAVTDDPGSSLALDSPEGTAEANRLLAPLRAALVPPLGAEVAAP
- a CDS encoding VWA domain-containing protein gives rise to the protein MTASLSLGFGQGYDERQPVIVLLDTSASMGRPADRPRIAELNRALADWFDSVRAQPRLRARVEVCLVTFDSEVRVFDPATRALVPRDRAAAATATSTGTGTGTGTAGELFAPIDGLQPPELAAGGCTNLLPAIRLALDLAADRHRALTAQGVPVQRPVIWLLTDGAPTDGAGTALSPADLAADAALLRRAEEERGCVFFVVGVQGADQALLEVLAPEATYLLDTLDFTRILDFLFQSVDRIDPRDSAGQTHRRVAAFARVQATLASLVEEEL
- a CDS encoding protein phosphatase 2C domain-containing protein — encoded protein: MTPRPGRIVAGVVVQGAAHLAGAQGCQDAFRAAASPDGATLVLAVADGAGSRERGALGAHLAVDTACRLLAADPPPPGAEAAEWTAWLDGRTDAVLAAHQRAVQALLAAERGDGGTAGGEPGDGGERDGKQGDGKAGARGGADALATTLAAAVIRPPWVGFLQVGDCFGTVLTCPQGKEGKEGEEGDQARLALPPQPTAFLSTPGVRERAVTLVLCEPRLTGVVLATDGCAPLVLDAPSVHGRPGADGPQPSPRFFGPLAARLRAGRGDATPLQALLLAPGAARSGDDLTVLCALSPGGAPWR